Proteins encoded in a region of the Labrus bergylta chromosome 9, fLabBer1.1, whole genome shotgun sequence genome:
- the si:ch211-153b23.4 gene encoding uncharacterized protein si:ch211-153b23.4, with protein MAYLKSLHVSVGVLSISGGSLLLLVNSYASSTEKDFIPQTALGILLLIISALLAYAGIRRSLSHAQLFSSLCLTVSALWCGSGLVYILVGQGVLPSTELRSSLVPGLAAFTLALLIIGGIAVIAKKAVLFLIAVGISLACAHQIAGLSAAGFGQSATAANYLLVCLVGVYFGFGRLLSTITQGKVEPPGTSLKSKPDLKTEQHKGCVDLVLVGLVMNLLSASVLACPLLGVVPQLSVGHVPWLWTSGVFQLAVCVLLYRAMDTLAATFYGFTALLKFAEGYGALLSFYSIQPSSPVPFPVVFSVLFSILALFSCQKSMLEGLYHLFFAAYCIAIAAQPQAFFKGGTQGVQGAIFVISAVMLLISSFNFVSASKIPTGQGYFKMLVTRISGVTLRADKELHAPHLGYSKYADAEVLGLACSVLAAFAMTASVGDRNPLSVLILPWVVMSGGALVLLCGSVAFARGKTFESTVFVLYGVMWTVWGLTRYGGLYGDTRSFNVAVGIISFMLFNCLVTAAALFLNVAWFAYALTFQLILISFLLDAVGALPHGYDIGVTIIFGLVSFYCFLAHIFNSTFQSPQIPLGKPLVKLSGMGGGADVCPHVSARKASSVNQIAEIMKNGGICGMPTDTVYVLVAACNRPDAVVKAYKVKKQAQDRPMSLWISSIKQLEPVRHLLSPLLLNFMEAAWPSSISMVIPRGPWMDTFGLGDAAKHIGTPQSIAIRNPDCSVATHLINLVGPIAVTSANPTGEADTTHHNQVYAKLGNKVDGVLCDGPSPENIASTVVDCTKIETGHIGFFRVGLIPKSKVLQIFEEVQRQHIQGQTNPAFEYDQYLPDTQSDRSSEENNRVETGRESRVETSTVSPEESPDLQNES; from the exons ATGGCTTACCTCAAGTCACTCCATGTGTCCGTGGGAGTACTGAGCATTTCTGGCG GCTCTCTCCTGCTTTTGGTGAACAGCTATGCCAGCTCAACAGAAAAAGACTTCATCCCCCAGACTGCACTGGGGATTCTGCTCCTAATAATTTCAGCACTCTTAGCTTATGCAG GGATCCGTCGCAGTTTGTCCCACGCCCAgctgttttcctctctgtgtctgactgtctctgctctgtggtgTGGTTCAGGTCTGGTCTACATCCTGGTGGGCCAGGGTGTGCTGCCGTCCACAGAGCTGAGATCTTCTCTGGTCCCAGGCCTGGCAGCGTTTACTTTAGCCCTGCTCATCATAGGTGGTATAGCGGTCATTGCAAAAAAAGCTGTTCTTTTTCTTATAGCTGTTGGCATTAGCTTAGCATGTGCCCATCAAATTGCTGGTTTGTCAGCTGCAGGTTTTGGTCAGTCTGCCACAGCTGCAAACTACCTTCTGGTCTGTTTAGTGGGAGTTTACTTTGGCTTTGGACGTCTGTTGTCCACAATTACTCAAGGTAAAGTTGAGCCTCCAGGAACAAGCTTGAAAAGCAAACCTGATTTAAAAACGGAGCAGCACAAAGGGTGTGTAGATCTAGTACTGGTAGGTCTGGTGATGAACTTGCTGTCTGCCTCAGTGTTAGCCTGTCCTCTGTTAGGTGTGGTCCCCCAGCTCTCCGTGGGTCATGTCCCTTGGCTATGGACATCAGGAGTCTTTCAGCTTGCAGTGTGTGTCCTCCTCTACAGAGCCATGGACACACTAGCTGCCACTTTTTACGGCTTCACTGCTCTGCTGAAATTTGCAGAGGGCTACGGCGCTCTTCTATCATTCTACTCAATCCAGCCTTCCTCCCCTGTTCCCTTCCCTGTCGTCTTCTCTGTGCTGTTCTCCATCCTGGCTCTGTTCAGCTGTCAGAAAAGCATGCTGGAGGGGCTTTACCACTTGTTTTTTGCTGCTTATTGTATTGCCATTGCAGCTCAGCCTCAAGCTTTCTTCAAAGGAGGCACACAGGGTGTACAGGGAGCCATATTTGTAATCTCTGCTGTAATGCTTTTAATCAGCTCTTTTAATTTTGTCTCCGCTTCAAAGATTCCCACAGGGCAGGGCTATTTCAAAATGTTAGTAACCAGAATTTCAGGTGTTACTCTCAGAGCAGATAAAGAGCTGCATGCACCCCACCTGGGCTACTCCAAGTATGCAGATGCAGAGGTGTTAGGCCTTGCTTGCAGCGTTCTAGCTGCTTTTGCAATGACAGCCTCAGTCGGTGACAGAAATCCTCTGTCGGTGTTGATTCTTCCCTGGGTGGTCATGTCTGGAGGTGCTCTCGTGCTATTGTGTGGCTCAGTAGCTTTTGCACGAGGTAAAACCTTTGAGAGCACAGTTTTTGTCCTCTATGGTGTGATGTGGACAGTGTGGGGGCTGACACGATACGGAGGCCTGTATGGTGACACCAGGAGCTTTAATGTTGCTGTTGGGATCATTAGCTTTATGCTGTTTAACTGTTTAGTGACAGCTGCAGCGctctttttaaatgtagccTGGTTTGCTTACGCCCTTACCTTCCAGCTCATCCTCATTAGCTTCTTGCTGGATGCTGTCGGAGCACTGCCTCACGGTTATGACATAGGAGTCACTATCATCTTTGGCCTTGTTAGTTTTTACTGCTTCCTGGCGCACATCTTTAACAGCACCTTCCAGAGCCCACAGATCCCCCTAGGAAAGCCTTTGGTCAAGCTGAGCGGAATGGGTGGAGGAGCAGATGTCTGTCCGCATGTATCAGCCCGCAAGGCCTCGTCTGTCAATCAGATTGCAG aaatcatgaaaaatggCGGCATATGTGGAATGCCGACAGACACCGTCTACGTGCTAGTGGCAGCTTGTAACAGACCCGATGCCGTCGTCAAAGCTTACAA GGTGAAGAAGCAGGCGCAGGACCGACCCATGTCCCTGTGGATCTCCTCCATAAAGCAGCTGGAGCCGGTGCGTCACCTGCTGAGCCCTCTGCTGCTGAACTTCATGGAGGCTGCGTGGCCCTCCTCCATCAGCATGGTCATACCAAGAG GCCCGTGGATGGACACCTTTGGTTTAGGAGATGCTGCCAAACACATCGGTACTCCACAAAGCATTGCGATCAGAAACCCAGACTGCTCTGTGGCCACACACCTCATTAATCTG GTGGGGCCCATCGCTGTGACCTCAGCCAACCCTACTGGCGAGGCCGACACAACTCACCACAACCAAGTTTACGCCAAGCTGGGGAACAAG GTGGATGGAGTGCTGTGTGATGGGCCTTCCCCAGAGAACATTGCTTCTACCGTGGTTGACTGTACAAAAATTGAAACAGGGCACATTGGTTTCTTCAGAGTGGGTCTTATTCCTAAATCAAAG GTTCTTCAAATCTTCGAGGAAGTTCAGAGGCAGCACATCCAGGGGCAGACAAATCCTGCTTTTGAATATGATCAGTATCTGCCTGACACACAAAGTGACAGAAGTTCAGAAGAGAACAATAGGGTGGAAACAGGAAGAGAATCTAGAGTCGAGACATCTACAGTTTCTCCTGAGGAGAGTCCCGATCTCCAAAATGAGTCATAa